The following proteins are encoded in a genomic region of Streptomyces lunaelactis:
- a CDS encoding LysR family transcriptional regulator — MDERQLRVLRELGELGSVTAVAQALLVTPSAISQQLRLLQRSMPVPLTERDGRRLVLTPAGQALAGAAIEVEAALARARRTVDAFVDEPEGSVSVAAFHSAAAAFLPLLLRGLAGPGRPKLTLADEDVAQEDFPRLTRDYDLVLAHRLDHAPPWPHTVAVTALLHEPLDVAMPEDHPLAGKRRLTPHDVADQPWITVHDGFPLMATIEAIAAAANRRLDIRHRINEFTVVAEVVAAGGGLALMPRWTARPHPAVVLRPLSGVHARRHIDALHRPERTARRAVRTVLTQLQRDAATIRSGGRRPQAGAPT, encoded by the coding sequence ATGGATGAGCGACAGTTGCGGGTCCTGCGTGAACTCGGCGAGCTGGGAAGTGTCACCGCGGTCGCCCAGGCGCTTTTGGTGACGCCTTCGGCGATCTCGCAGCAGCTGCGGCTGTTGCAGCGTTCCATGCCCGTCCCGTTGACCGAACGCGATGGACGGCGCCTGGTACTCACTCCTGCAGGGCAGGCCCTGGCCGGCGCGGCGATCGAGGTGGAGGCCGCCCTGGCCCGAGCGCGACGCACCGTTGACGCGTTCGTCGACGAACCGGAGGGCAGTGTGTCGGTGGCGGCATTCCACAGTGCGGCCGCGGCGTTCCTGCCGCTCCTGCTACGCGGCCTCGCCGGGCCGGGGCGCCCGAAGCTCACTCTCGCCGACGAGGACGTCGCACAGGAAGACTTCCCGCGGCTGACCCGGGACTACGACCTGGTCCTGGCTCACCGCCTCGACCACGCTCCGCCATGGCCCCACACCGTGGCCGTCACCGCGTTGCTGCACGAACCGCTCGACGTCGCCATGCCGGAAGATCACCCACTGGCCGGCAAGCGGCGCCTCACCCCTCACGACGTCGCCGACCAGCCCTGGATCACCGTCCATGACGGCTTCCCGCTGATGGCCACCATCGAGGCCATCGCCGCTGCCGCGAACCGCAGGCTCGACATCCGTCACCGCATCAACGAATTCACGGTGGTCGCCGAGGTGGTCGCCGCCGGCGGGGGACTCGCACTGATGCCACGCTGGACCGCGCGCCCCCACCCCGCGGTGGTCCTCAGGCCGCTCAGCGGCGTCCACGCTCGACGTCATATCGACGCGCTCCATCGCCCGGAGCGCACCGCACGAAGAGCTGTCCGTACTGTCCTCACCCAGCTGCAGCGCGATGCCGCAACGATTCGGAGTGGCGGGCGGCGTCCCCAGGCCGGGGCGCCGACGTGA
- a CDS encoding winged helix-turn-helix transcriptional regulator has product MTEPAEQACPINPVIDLVFSRWTTPILWVLEHHGRLRFNELQRLVPTITPKVLTQRLRRLERDGLVIRTYHAEIPPRVEYETSDLGRTLTSVFRSLTGWSDAHLSQVIAARRAYDATREEEAAWAEG; this is encoded by the coding sequence GTGACCGAGCCGGCAGAGCAGGCATGCCCGATCAACCCGGTGATCGACCTGGTGTTCAGCCGCTGGACCACTCCGATCCTGTGGGTGCTCGAACACCACGGGCGGCTGCGCTTCAACGAGCTGCAACGACTGGTGCCGACCATCACCCCCAAGGTCCTCACCCAGCGCCTGCGCCGGCTGGAACGGGACGGCCTGGTCATCCGCACCTACCACGCCGAGATCCCCCCGCGGGTCGAATACGAGACCAGTGACCTGGGCCGCACCCTGACATCGGTCTTCCGTTCCCTCACAGGCTGGTCCGACGCACACCTGTCGCAGGTCATCGCCGCCCGTCGCGCCTACGACGCCACGAGGGAGGAGGAAGCAGCCTGGGCCGAAGGCTGA
- a CDS encoding luciferase domain-containing protein, with the protein MTFPTLPAREGDRPRTGPEVPHLQFTQTSPPQLKEELRQWMATALPGIVPGRSEISVPSTWAVFLSDVAPAEGARLFLPRGNAEFAHLHADGSLHLALDPADHAAFLASGWGEKHPYYDRGVNVVMFYAPRDQAELEVAKKVIAASYHYATGRAPTVTTAAA; encoded by the coding sequence ATGACGTTCCCGACACTCCCCGCGCGTGAGGGCGACCGGCCCCGGACCGGGCCCGAGGTCCCGCACCTGCAGTTCACCCAGACCAGCCCGCCGCAGCTCAAGGAAGAGCTCCGGCAGTGGATGGCCACCGCGCTGCCCGGCATCGTCCCGGGCCGCAGCGAGATATCCGTCCCCAGCACCTGGGCGGTGTTCCTGAGCGACGTCGCCCCGGCCGAAGGCGCTCGCCTGTTCCTGCCCCGGGGGAACGCGGAGTTCGCGCACCTGCACGCCGACGGCAGCCTCCACCTGGCGCTGGACCCGGCCGACCACGCCGCGTTCCTGGCCTCCGGCTGGGGCGAGAAGCACCCGTACTACGACCGCGGCGTCAACGTCGTCATGTTCTACGCCCCCCGCGACCAGGCCGAACTTGAGGTGGCCAAGAAGGTCATCGCCGCCTCCTACCACTACGCGACCGGCCGCGCTCCGACCGTCACGACCGCTGCGGCCTGA
- a CDS encoding DUF397 domain-containing protein, giving the protein MADGFPGVVPVRDSKAPNRSALLLSAACWASFIDQLKAADRA; this is encoded by the coding sequence GTGGCGGACGGATTCCCCGGCGTCGTGCCCGTCCGTGACAGCAAGGCCCCGAACCGTTCCGCGCTGCTCCTCTCGGCAGCCTGCTGGGCCTCGTTCATAGACCAGTTGAAGGCCGCCGACCGAGCCTGA
- a CDS encoding DMT family transporter — protein sequence MPDSRRTDLVLLLVAIVWGSSYLSAKTATVALPVLAILFARYLISALACVAFVAARREPRRYTRDEIRFGSLLGVTQAAVLVLETYGVAHTSAANAGLIISLTIVLTPLLDRTGRRGGLPPRFFAAAGVCVLAVGLLMSGSGLHTPGAGELLMLAAAAVRAVHVVLVGRLTAGRDLRPLHLTTVQTVVGSALFLVPAVAHLPVLIHTDAMTWAQLVYLALFCSVFAFLAQTWAVQRTSASRASLLLGTEPVWAVVIGIGLGGERLTVLAALGAVLMVAGTYWGQAIERAHRAATTKAKTVCRTTTPTSA from the coding sequence ATGCCCGATTCCCGCCGTACGGACCTGGTACTGCTGCTCGTCGCCATCGTCTGGGGTTCCAGCTATCTGTCTGCGAAGACAGCCACCGTGGCCTTGCCGGTCCTGGCGATTCTGTTCGCGCGGTACCTGATCTCCGCCCTCGCCTGTGTCGCCTTCGTCGCCGCCCGTCGGGAGCCCCGCCGCTACACCCGTGACGAGATCAGGTTCGGGTCGCTGCTGGGGGTCACGCAGGCGGCCGTCCTGGTGTTGGAGACATACGGTGTTGCGCACACCAGTGCGGCCAACGCCGGCCTGATCATCAGCCTGACCATTGTGCTCACCCCGCTGCTGGACCGTACGGGCCGCCGAGGCGGGCTGCCGCCACGGTTCTTCGCCGCCGCGGGTGTGTGCGTACTGGCTGTCGGACTGCTCATGTCCGGCAGCGGCCTCCACACTCCGGGAGCCGGCGAGCTGTTGATGCTCGCCGCAGCTGCGGTGCGGGCGGTGCACGTCGTGCTCGTCGGGCGGCTCACCGCAGGCCGGGACCTACGTCCGCTCCACCTGACAACCGTGCAGACCGTCGTCGGTTCGGCGCTGTTCCTGGTGCCGGCCGTCGCCCATCTCCCGGTCCTCATACACACCGATGCCATGACGTGGGCCCAGCTCGTCTACCTCGCCCTGTTCTGCAGCGTGTTCGCCTTCCTCGCCCAGACCTGGGCAGTACAACGCACCTCTGCCAGTCGGGCCAGCCTTCTCCTCGGCACCGAACCCGTCTGGGCCGTCGTGATCGGCATCGGCCTCGGCGGCGAACGGCTCACCGTCCTCGCCGCCCTTGGCGCAGTGCTGATGGTCGCCGGGACCTACTGGGGCCAGGCCATCGAACGCGCCCACCGCGCCGCCACCACGAAAGCAAAGACCGTATGCCGAACCACGACACCTACCAGCGCCTGA
- a CDS encoding ATP-binding protein: MLKTMAMSGDGPERETESAVRVLGEEAHDSVAEGPKFAAQFTASPRGARFARRLAVRRLAEWGYPPASDVSCTVALLVAELAANAVRHGRVRGRDFHLRLTFEASARLIRIEVADASPDQPPTGPSAPSPDDELGRGLLLVDVLAARWGATPRVPIGKTVWAEVAVGLPLGASADRWPGRSAE, encoded by the coding sequence GTGCTGAAGACCATGGCCATGTCGGGCGACGGCCCGGAGCGCGAGACGGAATCGGCCGTAAGGGTGCTGGGAGAGGAAGCGCACGACTCCGTGGCCGAAGGGCCCAAGTTCGCCGCGCAGTTCACCGCCTCGCCCCGAGGGGCGCGGTTCGCTCGGCGGCTCGCCGTGCGGCGCCTGGCCGAATGGGGGTATCCGCCCGCATCGGACGTCTCCTGCACCGTCGCCCTGCTGGTGGCGGAGCTCGCCGCCAACGCCGTGCGCCACGGCCGGGTCCGGGGGCGTGACTTCCACCTCCGTCTGACCTTCGAGGCGTCGGCGCGCCTGATCCGTATCGAGGTCGCGGACGCTTCTCCCGACCAGCCTCCAACCGGGCCCTCGGCGCCTTCCCCCGACGACGAATTGGGCCGCGGTCTGCTCCTTGTGGACGTGCTGGCCGCTCGCTGGGGTGCGACGCCCCGCGTCCCCATCGGCAAAACCGTATGGGCGGAGGTGGCGGTGGGGCTGCCGCTCGGAGCCTCTGCCGACCGTTGGCCGGGCCGGTCCGCGGAGTAG
- a CDS encoding transcriptional regulator, translating into MSADTHDLPEGFDATIHAPNRLRICALLDTAGEAEFGLVQKQLDVSASVLSKHVTVLMDAGYVEQRKAVRDTRQRVWLRLTRRGRDAYQGHLAALRAIVGPPDPAL; encoded by the coding sequence GTGAGCGCCGACACCCACGACCTGCCGGAGGGTTTCGACGCCACCATCCACGCCCCGAACCGGCTGCGTATCTGCGCCCTGCTGGACACCGCGGGCGAAGCGGAGTTCGGCCTGGTCCAAAAGCAACTCGACGTCTCCGCCTCCGTGCTGAGCAAGCACGTCACCGTGCTGATGGACGCCGGCTATGTCGAGCAGCGCAAGGCCGTCCGCGACACCCGGCAGCGCGTGTGGCTCCGCCTGACCCGGCGAGGCCGGGATGCCTACCAGGGGCACCTTGCGGCGCTGCGGGCGATCGTGGGGCCGCCGGATCCGGCTCTCTGA
- a CDS encoding helix-turn-helix domain-containing protein, translating to MAALFGSRVRRLRTAAGLTQAELGARTHVVSTRITQIERSSGAKPTLELARALDAALGADNLLVDLWPYVYREAFPDWSRAFMAHSARAVSIGQYAAHVVPGLLQTEAYARDLLSVGRSLTGEEQLEERVTARLARQKRLHAADRPELWVVLDESVIHRPVGGPDVMRTQLARLLEAAEERHITVQVLPFDQGAHDALGGSLTVLSLPDDTRVAYTEGAHYGQLVEDPPEVNDLALTYDRLRAAALPPLMSLDMIRSVMEGNYRAANVPSRSERRRVAQQQLQQSGGGRLRGGGGRIPRRRARP from the coding sequence ATGGCCGCGCTCTTCGGCTCACGTGTCCGCAGACTCCGTACGGCCGCCGGGCTGACCCAGGCGGAACTGGGCGCCCGGACGCACGTGGTGAGTACCCGGATCACGCAGATCGAGCGCTCGTCGGGCGCGAAACCGACGCTGGAGCTGGCTCGGGCGCTCGACGCGGCCCTCGGGGCGGACAACCTGCTGGTCGACCTCTGGCCCTACGTCTACCGGGAGGCATTCCCGGACTGGTCGCGGGCGTTCATGGCGCACTCGGCGCGAGCCGTGTCCATCGGGCAGTACGCGGCGCATGTCGTGCCGGGTCTTCTGCAGACCGAGGCGTACGCACGCGATCTCCTCAGCGTCGGCCGCTCGCTGACGGGCGAGGAGCAGTTGGAGGAACGCGTGACCGCGCGGCTCGCCCGGCAGAAACGGCTGCACGCTGCCGACCGCCCGGAGCTCTGGGTGGTGCTCGACGAGTCGGTGATCCACCGTCCGGTCGGCGGACCGGACGTGATGCGCACGCAGTTGGCGCGGCTGCTGGAGGCGGCGGAGGAGCGTCACATCACCGTGCAGGTACTGCCCTTCGACCAGGGCGCGCATGACGCGCTCGGCGGCTCCCTGACCGTGCTGTCCCTGCCCGACGACACAAGGGTGGCCTACACGGAGGGCGCACATTACGGCCAGCTTGTCGAGGATCCGCCCGAGGTCAATGACCTCGCCCTGACCTACGATCGGCTGCGGGCGGCTGCGCTGCCCCCGCTCATGTCGCTCGACATGATCCGGTCCGTGATGGAGGGCAACTACCGTGCAGCGAATGTCCCGTCCCGATCTGAACGGCGCCGTGTGGCGCAGCAGCAGCTACAGCAATCAGGAGGGGGGCGACTGCGTGGAGGTGGCGGACGGATTCCCCGGCGTCGTGCCCGTCCGTGA